A genomic segment from Deinococcus humi encodes:
- a CDS encoding DUF1349 domain-containing protein gives MSESWSAFTWHAEPQSWAAHEDGTLEVVTAKGGDFWRETQYGFTHDDGHAFLRDAPLEFMASVRVRGGYRELYDQAGLMLRADERHWCKVGVEYVGRQQWSAVVTHDKSDWSVQPAGDHAEVTFRMVRRDDALILHARPADHEEWTLLRVAPFPPGLGARVGLLAGSPGRAGFRASFHDFRLSGPDRRPLHELRAP, from the coding sequence ATGTCCGAATCCTGGTCAGCCTTCACCTGGCACGCCGAGCCGCAAAGCTGGGCCGCGCACGAGGATGGAACGCTGGAAGTCGTCACCGCAAAGGGGGGCGATTTCTGGCGTGAAACGCAGTACGGCTTCACGCACGACGACGGCCACGCCTTCCTGCGGGACGCACCGCTCGAATTCATGGCCAGCGTGCGGGTGCGCGGCGGGTACCGCGAACTCTACGATCAGGCCGGTCTGATGTTGCGCGCCGACGAGCGGCACTGGTGCAAGGTGGGCGTGGAATACGTGGGCCGCCAGCAGTGGAGCGCGGTGGTCACGCACGACAAATCCGACTGGAGCGTCCAGCCCGCTGGCGATCATGCCGAGGTCACCTTCCGCATGGTTCGCCGCGACGACGCCCTGATCCTGCACGCCCGCCCGGCTGACCACGAGGAATGGACCCTGCTGCGCGTGGCTCCGTTTCCCCCGGGGTTGGGTGCGCGCGTGGGCCTCCTGGCCGGAAGTCCAGGCCGGGCCGGGTTTCGCGCCAGCTTCCACGACTTCCGGCTGTCTGGGCCAGATCGCCGCCCACTGCATGAGCTGAGGGCCCCGTGA
- the proS gene encoding proline--tRNA ligase: MTQDGGKGNKGQDKKAQQYGVTPQSVDFNDWYNEVVKKADLADNSPVAGAMVVKPYGSALWENIVRWLDDRFKATGHESLIFPTLIPMNFIAREADHVEGFAPELFTVTKIGTEELAEPYVMRPTSETIIGHMWAGWLNSYRDLPFLHYQWGSVFRAELRTKAFLRTSEFYWHEGHTAHADEAEARAEVRMILDLYHEFCRDILALPVVRGEKSASERFAGAVSTYSIEGMMRDGKALQSGTSHYLGQAFSRAFDVKFQTREQKEDYAHTTSWAISSRIIGALIMTHGDDAGLMMPPNIAPIQVVIVPVGRKDNFDEMVAEGERLAAQLTQNGVRVKVDRRDGVTNGFKYNDWELKGVPVRIELGPRDLEAGVVVVKNRNSDEKETLERDLAVGGMVERLEGIQAWLLKRATDFMLENTVTVDSYDDFKAAIEDGKWVRAFHCGDPESERQIKEDTKATVRNVPLDDAEFFAEREEGGVCFHTGKPAAYGKRILFGRQY, encoded by the coding sequence ATGACTCAAGACGGCGGCAAGGGCAACAAGGGACAGGACAAGAAGGCGCAGCAGTACGGCGTCACTCCCCAGAGCGTGGACTTCAACGACTGGTACAACGAGGTGGTCAAGAAGGCCGACCTCGCGGACAACAGCCCGGTGGCGGGCGCGATGGTGGTCAAGCCCTACGGCTCGGCGCTGTGGGAGAACATCGTGCGCTGGCTGGATGACCGGTTCAAGGCGACGGGGCACGAATCGCTGATCTTTCCCACGCTGATTCCAATGAATTTCATTGCCCGCGAGGCCGATCACGTCGAGGGCTTTGCGCCCGAACTGTTCACGGTGACCAAGATCGGCACCGAGGAACTGGCCGAGCCTTACGTGATGCGGCCCACCAGCGAAACGATCATCGGTCACATGTGGGCTGGCTGGCTCAACAGCTACCGCGACCTGCCCTTCTTGCACTACCAGTGGGGCAGCGTCTTCCGCGCCGAACTGCGGACGAAGGCGTTCCTGCGGACCTCTGAGTTCTACTGGCACGAGGGGCACACCGCCCACGCTGACGAGGCCGAGGCACGGGCCGAGGTCCGGATGATTCTGGACCTGTACCACGAGTTCTGCCGCGACATTCTGGCCCTGCCGGTGGTGCGCGGCGAGAAATCGGCCTCCGAGCGCTTCGCCGGGGCGGTATCGACCTACAGCATCGAGGGCATGATGCGCGACGGCAAGGCGCTGCAGAGCGGCACCTCACATTACCTGGGACAGGCGTTCAGCCGGGCCTTTGACGTCAAGTTCCAGACCCGTGAGCAGAAGGAGGATTACGCGCACACGACCAGCTGGGCCATCTCCAGCCGCATCATCGGCGCGCTGATCATGACCCACGGCGACGACGCGGGGCTGATGATGCCCCCGAACATCGCCCCGATTCAGGTGGTCATCGTCCCCGTGGGCCGCAAGGACAACTTTGACGAAATGGTGGCCGAGGGCGAGCGTCTGGCCGCCCAGTTGACCCAGAACGGGGTGCGCGTCAAGGTGGACCGGCGCGACGGCGTGACCAACGGCTTCAAATACAACGACTGGGAGCTCAAGGGTGTGCCCGTCCGCATCGAGCTGGGGCCGCGCGATCTGGAAGCAGGCGTAGTGGTGGTCAAGAACCGCAACTCCGATGAGAAGGAAACCCTGGAACGTGACCTGGCCGTGGGCGGAATGGTGGAGCGCCTGGAGGGGATTCAGGCATGGCTGCTGAAGCGCGCCACCGACTTCATGCTGGAGAACACCGTGACGGTGGACAGCTACGATGATTTCAAGGCGGCCATCGAGGACGGCAAGTGGGTGCGCGCCTTCCACTGCGGCGATCCCGAGTCCGAGCGGCAGATCAAGGAAGACACCAAGGCCACGGTGCGAAACGTTCCGCTGGACGACGCCGAGTTCTTCGCCGAGCGCGAGGAGGGCGGCGTGTGCTTTCACACTGGCAAGCCCGCGGCTTACGGCAAGCGGATTCTGTTCGGGCGGCAGTACTGA
- a CDS encoding ABC transporter ATP-binding protein, which translates to MNAIQLSGVDKTFGRVRALADLTLDVRAGELTALLGPNGAGKTTAISLMLGLAQPTRGSVRVLGEDPRYDAVRAGIGSMPQESAIPQALTVREAITLFARLYPAPLTVDRVLELAQLTEVAGRRAGALSGGQARRLAFALAVVGNPQVLFLDEPTTGMDAGSRQAFWGAVDGLKAAGRTILLTTHYLEEAERTADRVVVMNAGSILADGTPESLRGSVLTSRVRFTSDLVLAELKALPGVESAAVDSRGHADLQTRQPEEVLRALFVRGVAFSELEVGRASLEDAFLSLTATPATADTHRA; encoded by the coding sequence ATGAACGCGATACAGCTGAGCGGTGTGGACAAGACTTTTGGGCGGGTCCGTGCCCTGGCGGATCTGACACTGGACGTGCGGGCCGGAGAGCTGACGGCGCTGCTGGGGCCGAACGGCGCGGGCAAGACCACGGCCATCTCATTGATGCTGGGGCTGGCGCAGCCCACCCGTGGCAGCGTGCGCGTGCTGGGCGAGGATCCCAGGTACGACGCCGTCCGTGCTGGCATCGGCTCCATGCCACAGGAAAGCGCCATTCCCCAGGCGCTGACCGTGCGCGAGGCCATCACGCTGTTCGCCCGCCTGTACCCCGCGCCACTGACCGTGGACAGGGTGCTGGAACTGGCCCAGCTGACCGAGGTGGCCGGACGCCGCGCGGGCGCCCTGTCCGGCGGGCAGGCGCGGCGACTGGCCTTCGCGCTGGCGGTGGTGGGCAATCCGCAGGTGCTGTTTCTGGACGAGCCGACCACAGGAATGGATGCAGGCTCGCGTCAGGCGTTCTGGGGTGCTGTGGACGGCCTGAAGGCCGCCGGACGCACCATCCTGCTGACCACCCACTACCTGGAGGAGGCTGAGCGCACCGCAGACCGAGTGGTGGTCATGAACGCCGGCAGCATTCTGGCCGACGGCACGCCGGAAAGCCTGCGCGGCAGCGTGTTGACCAGCCGGGTGCGGTTCACCTCCGATCTGGTGCTGGCCGAGCTGAAGGCCCTGCCCGGTGTGGAAAGCGCTGCCGTGGATTCACGCGGCCACGCTGACCTTCAAACGCGCCAGCCGGAAGAGGTCCTTCGTGCCCTGTTCGTCCGCGGCGTCGCTTTCAGCGAACTGGAAGTGGGCCGCGCCAGCCTGGAGGACGCCTTCCTGAGCCTCACGGCGACGCCCGCCACAGCCGACACGCATCGCGCCTGA
- a CDS encoding ABC transporter ATP-binding protein, whose amino-acid sequence MITVEHLRKTFRVRQGGLWRGSGAVKEAVRDVSFAVARGEIVGYLGPNGAGKSTTIKVLTGLLVPDSGQVMVGGLVPWKERRAHVARLGAVFGQRTTLWWDLPVHESLQLLRHIYRVPEARFRQNLRDFTELLDLGPFLNTPARALSLGQRMRADLAAALLHDPELLFLDEPTVGLDVVAKERIREFIQHVNATRDVTVLLTTHDLTDVERLARRVMIIDHGALLYDGKLAQLQARYGSARELVVDFEAVPVDPQVPGLELLSMDGPRVRYGFTGAASAPIARVTAHAPVRDITVKEPEIEATIRRIYEGGLLREGVA is encoded by the coding sequence ATGATCACCGTCGAACATCTCAGAAAGACCTTTCGCGTGCGCCAGGGGGGGCTGTGGCGTGGTTCAGGCGCCGTCAAGGAGGCGGTGCGGGACGTGAGTTTCGCCGTGGCGCGCGGCGAGATCGTGGGCTACCTGGGACCGAACGGGGCGGGCAAGAGCACGACCATCAAGGTGTTGACCGGGCTGCTGGTTCCCGACAGCGGGCAGGTGATGGTGGGCGGGCTGGTGCCGTGGAAGGAGCGCCGGGCGCACGTGGCGCGGCTGGGCGCGGTGTTCGGCCAGCGCACGACGCTGTGGTGGGACCTGCCCGTCCACGAGTCGCTTCAGTTGCTGCGCCATATCTATCGCGTCCCCGAAGCTCGCTTTCGTCAGAACCTGCGCGACTTCACCGAACTGCTGGACCTGGGGCCGTTCCTGAACACCCCGGCGCGTGCCCTGAGCCTGGGCCAGCGCATGCGGGCTGACCTCGCCGCCGCGCTGTTGCACGATCCCGAACTGCTGTTTCTTGACGAACCGACGGTGGGCCTGGACGTGGTGGCCAAGGAGCGCATCCGCGAATTCATCCAGCACGTCAACGCCACGCGTGATGTGACGGTGCTGCTGACCACCCACGATCTGACCGACGTGGAGCGGCTGGCACGCCGCGTGATGATCATCGATCACGGTGCGCTGCTGTACGACGGCAAACTGGCGCAGTTGCAGGCCCGTTACGGCAGCGCCCGTGAACTGGTGGTGGACTTCGAGGCTGTGCCTGTTGACCCGCAGGTCCCAGGGCTGGAACTGCTGAGCATGGACGGCCCACGGGTACGCTACGGGTTCACCGGGGCCGCCTCTGCCCCGATTGCGCGGGTCACCGCCCACGCACCGGTGCGCGACATCACGGTGAAGGAGCCGGAGATCGAGGCCACGATTCGCCGCATCTACGAGGGTGGCTTACTGCGGGAGGGGGTAGCGTAG
- a CDS encoding response regulator transcription factor, protein MIRVLLAEDQGLVLGALSALLSLEDDLEVVGQAADGEAALNAARELKPDVLVTDIEMPRLSGLDLAERVRGELPNVRVIIVTTFARGGYLRRALEVGARGYLLKDAPARELADAIRRVHAGRRAIDPGLAGEAWADASPLTERERQVLLQAEGGASTAAIAAKLHLSEGTVRNYLSEAIGKLGAENRVEAARTARERGWL, encoded by the coding sequence GTGATTCGCGTCCTACTGGCGGAGGATCAGGGCCTCGTGCTGGGTGCCCTCTCGGCGTTGCTGTCGCTGGAGGACGATCTGGAGGTGGTGGGGCAGGCGGCAGACGGTGAGGCGGCATTGAACGCGGCGCGTGAACTGAAACCGGATGTGTTGGTCACGGACATAGAGATGCCACGGCTGAGCGGTCTCGACCTGGCCGAGCGGGTGCGCGGCGAGCTGCCGAATGTGCGCGTGATTATCGTGACCACCTTTGCGCGCGGCGGCTACCTGCGGCGGGCGCTGGAGGTCGGCGCGCGCGGTTACCTGCTCAAGGACGCCCCGGCCAGAGAGCTGGCCGACGCCATCCGCCGCGTCCACGCCGGGAGGCGCGCCATCGATCCCGGGTTGGCCGGGGAAGCCTGGGCCGACGCCTCACCGCTGACCGAGCGTGAGCGCCAGGTGCTCCTTCAGGCCGAGGGCGGCGCGAGTACCGCCGCGATTGCCGCAAAACTGCACCTCTCTGAGGGCACCGTCCGCAACTACCTGTCCGAGGCGATTGGCAAGCTGGGCGCAGAGAACCGGGTGGAGGCCGCCCGTACCGCGCGGGAGCGGGGCTGGTTGTAG
- a CDS encoding indolepyruvate ferredoxin oxidoreductase subunit alpha codes for MTHIITSPCIGTKDQACTEVCPVECIYDAGEMYLIHPDECIDCGACVPACPVSAIFPEEDVPAGEESFIARNHEFFGA; via the coding sequence ATGACCCATATCATCACCAGTCCCTGCATTGGCACCAAGGATCAGGCTTGCACCGAGGTCTGCCCGGTGGAATGCATTTACGACGCCGGAGAGATGTACCTGATCCACCCCGACGAATGCATCGACTGCGGCGCGTGCGTTCCCGCCTGCCCGGTCAGCGCCATCTTCCCCGAGGAGGACGTGCCTGCCGGCGAGGAGAGCTTCATCGCCCGGAACCACGAATTTTTCGGAGCCTGA
- a CDS encoding NTP transferase domain-containing protein: MTAFETVRYDAVVLGGGDPGDAFAAAHGVAVKPLIPVGGEPMALYVLRALRGSERVARIAYVGPTTPEIETLIDERVTDHGSLLGNLEAGVEALEVDKQGAPRVLVVTADIPMLRAAEVQDVLDSAPTDAALVYPVVRREVCEAAYPGVRRTYARLRGGSFTGGNLFILDPALIGQFLPRLREVLAARKAPLKLAGLIGPGILLRLLMGRLTVEALENKVSGLLGVPARALITPHAAVGTDVDQAEDLALAEAYLQAHGGG; encoded by the coding sequence ATGACTGCATTTGAAACCGTGCGCTATGACGCCGTGGTGCTGGGCGGCGGCGATCCGGGAGACGCCTTTGCGGCGGCGCATGGCGTGGCCGTCAAGCCGCTGATCCCGGTGGGCGGCGAGCCGATGGCCCTGTACGTCCTGCGCGCCCTGCGCGGCAGCGAACGGGTGGCCCGCATCGCCTATGTTGGCCCGACCACACCTGAGATCGAAACGCTGATCGATGAGCGCGTGACCGATCACGGCTCCTTGCTGGGCAACCTGGAAGCCGGGGTGGAGGCGCTGGAGGTGGACAAGCAGGGCGCCCCGCGCGTGCTGGTGGTCACGGCAGACATTCCCATGCTCAGGGCCGCCGAGGTGCAGGACGTGCTGGACAGCGCTCCCACGGACGCGGCCCTGGTCTATCCGGTGGTGCGGCGCGAGGTCTGCGAGGCGGCCTACCCCGGCGTGCGGCGCACCTACGCTCGACTGCGGGGCGGTTCGTTCACTGGGGGCAACCTCTTTATCCTTGATCCTGCCTTGATCGGCCAGTTCCTGCCGAGGCTGCGCGAGGTGCTGGCCGCCCGGAAGGCCCCGCTGAAACTGGCGGGCCTGATCGGGCCAGGCATCCTGCTGCGGCTGCTCATGGGCCGCCTGACGGTGGAGGCGCTGGAGAACAAGGTCTCGGGGCTTCTGGGGGTGCCGGCCCGCGCACTGATCACGCCCCACGCGGCGGTGGGCACGGACGTGGATCAGGCCGAGGATCTGGCGCTGGCTGAGGCATACCTGCAGGCCCACGGCGGAGGGTAA
- a CDS encoding DUF5698 domain-containing protein yields MFEAVTVDALLGALLIFSLRIVDVSLGTLRIGMLVRGKRTAAGALSFFESLIWLMAAAKVLSTLDSPLQFIAYAGGYASGTMLGANIERWLAVGKVVLRVIVPVSAPDVQAALRDAGYYVTTVNASGRDGEVRVMFSVIARKRMKQAFRVIETTYPKAFITVEEVTTAQLQDTVTRQEGQVFRRLRMMRK; encoded by the coding sequence GTGTTTGAAGCTGTAACGGTCGATGCCCTGCTGGGGGCGCTCCTCATTTTCTCGCTGCGGATTGTGGATGTGTCGCTGGGCACGCTGCGAATCGGGATGCTGGTGCGCGGCAAACGCACGGCGGCGGGGGCGCTGAGTTTCTTCGAGTCGCTGATCTGGCTGATGGCCGCCGCCAAGGTACTGAGCACGCTGGACAGCCCGCTACAGTTCATCGCCTACGCGGGTGGCTACGCCTCGGGCACCATGCTGGGGGCCAATATCGAGCGCTGGCTGGCGGTGGGCAAGGTGGTGCTGCGGGTCATCGTGCCCGTCAGTGCGCCAGACGTGCAGGCGGCTCTGCGCGACGCGGGCTACTACGTCACCACCGTCAACGCTTCGGGCCGTGACGGTGAGGTGCGCGTCATGTTCAGCGTGATCGCCCGCAAGCGCATGAAGCAGGCCTTCCGGGTGATCGAGACCACCTATCCTAAGGCCTTTATCACCGTGGAAGAGGTCACCACTGCTCAGCTTCAGGACACCGTGACGCGTCAGGAAGGTCAGGTCTTCCGGCGGCTGCGGATGATGCGAAAGTAG
- a CDS encoding DNA-3-methyladenine glycosylase yields MSAPLPPAFFDRDPVKVARELLGGTLVHVLPGGETLSGRIVETEAYDCPRDPACTAGRFHAARSAEMAVAAGRWLFWSTHGHPLLQVSCRPEGIAASVLVRALEPLEGKGQMLTHRPVTHERALSNGPAKLVYALGLRPAEVRGTVVNSAALHLFAPPEILPDDRVGITARIGIKEGRNLPWRFVIRNNPWVSPGVPSMDLAGPFPGS; encoded by the coding sequence ATGTCCGCTCCTCTCCCTCCAGCCTTTTTCGACCGTGATCCCGTCAAAGTGGCCCGCGAGCTGCTTGGGGGCACGCTGGTTCACGTTCTCCCCGGCGGTGAGACCCTCAGCGGCAGGATTGTGGAGACCGAGGCCTACGATTGCCCGCGCGATCCGGCCTGCACCGCCGGGCGGTTTCACGCCGCCCGCAGCGCTGAGATGGCCGTGGCTGCGGGCCGCTGGCTGTTCTGGAGCACGCACGGGCACCCGCTATTGCAGGTTTCATGCCGCCCTGAAGGCATTGCCGCCAGCGTCCTAGTCCGTGCGCTGGAGCCTCTGGAGGGCAAGGGTCAGATGCTGACGCACCGCCCCGTGACCCACGAGCGTGCCCTGAGCAACGGTCCCGCCAAGCTGGTCTACGCGCTGGGCCTGCGGCCGGCCGAGGTCCGGGGTACGGTGGTGAACAGCGCCGCGTTGCATCTGTTCGCCCCTCCGGAGATATTGCCCGACGACAGGGTAGGCATCACGGCCCGGATCGGCATCAAGGAGGGCCGCAATCTGCCCTGGCGCTTCGTGATTCGGAACAATCCCTGGGTGTCGCCGGGGGTGCCAAGCATGGACCTGGCCGGACCGTTTCCGGGAAGTTGA
- a CDS encoding sensor histidine kinase → MTACPPARPKFNFWTLFPMFWLMFLAYPILGFFGDVRPLGEWLLFWGILAGFLAVYAQVFFFRKAGIHWALAGWAYTLVAYAVLFPVVGGGVTAFLIYGGSIIGYQARVSLALWLAVFNVMVMALPFYSGSYTLEDLAWLGPNMVFTLVAAYANHASYRRTVADQRLAQVQLEKEKLAADAERERIARDLHDILGHTLSVIVLKSELASRLAERDPARAASEIREVERISREALQEVRSAVRGYQGSGLSAELARAKVALDAAGVKLNVTDSLPELPLQTEASAAMLLREAVTNIVRHAHAKEVWISLAPVGGGHRLTVRDDGVGGLNAEGSGLTGMRERLRAIGGTLERRGEGGTTLTAQFPAVQDMPVSDLVRA, encoded by the coding sequence GTGACCGCCTGTCCGCCCGCCCGCCCAAAGTTCAACTTCTGGACCCTCTTTCCAATGTTCTGGTTGATGTTCCTGGCCTATCCCATTCTTGGCTTTTTTGGTGACGTGCGCCCGCTGGGGGAGTGGCTGCTGTTCTGGGGGATTCTGGCGGGCTTTCTGGCGGTGTACGCCCAGGTTTTTTTCTTTCGCAAGGCGGGAATACACTGGGCGCTGGCAGGCTGGGCCTACACGCTCGTGGCCTATGCCGTGCTGTTCCCGGTGGTGGGCGGGGGCGTCACCGCCTTCCTGATCTACGGAGGCAGCATCATCGGTTATCAGGCGCGGGTGTCGCTGGCGCTGTGGCTGGCGGTCTTCAACGTGATGGTCATGGCCCTGCCGTTCTACAGCGGAAGCTACACGCTGGAAGACCTGGCGTGGCTGGGACCGAACATGGTGTTCACGCTGGTGGCCGCGTATGCCAACCACGCCTCCTACCGCCGCACGGTGGCCGATCAGCGACTGGCGCAGGTGCAACTGGAGAAGGAAAAACTGGCTGCCGACGCCGAGCGTGAGCGCATTGCCCGCGACCTGCACGATATTCTGGGCCACACCCTGAGCGTGATCGTGCTGAAAAGTGAGCTGGCAAGCCGACTGGCCGAACGCGATCCAGCCCGCGCCGCTTCGGAGATCCGCGAGGTGGAACGCATCTCGCGCGAGGCCCTGCAGGAGGTGCGCTCGGCGGTGCGCGGCTACCAGGGCAGTGGCCTGAGCGCGGAACTGGCCCGCGCGAAGGTGGCGTTGGACGCAGCAGGGGTGAAACTGAATGTCACCGATTCGCTGCCTGAACTGCCCCTCCAGACCGAGGCCAGCGCCGCCATGCTGCTGCGCGAGGCCGTGACCAACATCGTGCGCCACGCCCACGCGAAGGAGGTCTGGATCTCCCTTGCTCCTGTGGGGGGCGGCCACCGCCTGACCGTGCGCGACGACGGCGTGGGCGGTCTGAATGCCGAGGGCAGCGGCCTGACCGGGATGCGTGAACGCCTGCGCGCCATCGGCGGCACCCTGGAACGTCGCGGCGAGGGCGGCACCACCCTGACGGCGCAGTTTCCGGCGGTACAGGACATGCCCGTCAGCGATCTGGTGCGTGCGTGA
- a CDS encoding ABC transporter permease, giving the protein MTQTTPQPLTLPAPTSATRQAAIVPALGQLVLSELRRMVRNPMFFIGTVGFPILWFALFGLPNVNEQLPDGTNVGRYILVSFGTYSLLTLAMYSFGLAVAAERTGGWLRLLRASPMPAPLYFLGKVVAALCFSALSLTLLYTFAHFAGGVTMPLTLALTILGKLLLGCVPLIALGFMIGFLINPTAANVIANVVSVLMSFASGLFVPLNGLPDVMQKLAPYLPTYHLAQVGWGTVTGNTSGEAAHWLYLALYAVVFGALAIWGLKKDEARGL; this is encoded by the coding sequence ATGACCCAGACCACCCCCCAGCCCCTGACCCTGCCCGCCCCCACCTCCGCCACCCGGCAGGCCGCCATAGTGCCCGCGCTGGGGCAACTGGTGCTCTCGGAACTGCGGCGCATGGTTCGCAATCCCATGTTCTTCATCGGCACGGTGGGCTTTCCGATCCTGTGGTTCGCGTTGTTCGGGCTGCCCAATGTAAACGAGCAGCTGCCGGACGGCACCAACGTCGGGCGCTACATCCTGGTCAGTTTCGGCACCTATTCGCTGCTGACCCTCGCCATGTATTCCTTCGGGCTGGCAGTGGCCGCCGAACGCACCGGGGGCTGGCTGCGGCTGCTGCGGGCCTCACCCATGCCCGCGCCGCTGTACTTTCTGGGCAAGGTGGTGGCCGCTCTCTGCTTCAGCGCCCTGAGCCTGACGTTGCTGTACACCTTCGCGCACTTTGCGGGGGGCGTGACCATGCCGCTGACACTGGCGCTGACCATTCTGGGCAAGCTGCTGCTGGGCTGCGTACCGCTGATCGCGCTGGGCTTCATGATCGGCTTCTTGATCAACCCCACCGCCGCCAACGTGATCGCCAACGTGGTGAGCGTGCTGATGTCCTTTGCTAGCGGGCTGTTCGTGCCGCTGAATGGGCTGCCAGACGTCATGCAGAAACTCGCGCCGTATCTGCCGACCTACCATCTGGCGCAGGTCGGCTGGGGCACGGTGACGGGCAACACTTCCGGTGAAGCTGCCCACTGGCTGTATCTGGCGCTGTACGCGGTGGTCTTCGGCGCACTGGCGATCTGGGGGCTGAAGAAGGACGAGGCCCGCGGGCTGTGA
- a CDS encoding magnesium transporter CorA family protein encodes MLTYYRSIGGKLTTIEGYTDGCWINAADPSPEELARISRETGLELDYLFYPLDPDERSRFEREDGNLLIIMQTSYRLPDSSDIPYDTVPLGILHTDHCVVTVCMLEDNPVIKDVISGLVRRVSTVKKNRLTLQLFLRNAQRFLIDVRQINKRVDVIEDKLENSQQNRELLNLLKLEKSLVYFMTGLKANEAMMERVKRDRIFEMYEEDSDLLDDVLIENLQAIEMASIASNILTSMAGAFASVISNNVNQVVKVLTITTILVAIPTLVTSVFGMNVPLPFADSPNGIWIVLALAASLAGGLGYLFYRWRVF; translated from the coding sequence GTGCTGACGTATTACCGCAGCATCGGCGGCAAGCTGACCACCATCGAGGGCTACACCGACGGCTGCTGGATCAACGCCGCAGACCCCAGCCCCGAGGAGTTGGCGCGCATCAGCCGCGAGACCGGACTGGAACTCGATTATCTGTTTTACCCCCTTGACCCGGACGAGCGCTCCCGTTTCGAGCGCGAGGACGGCAACCTCCTGATCATCATGCAGACCAGTTACCGTCTGCCCGATTCCAGCGATATTCCCTACGACACGGTGCCACTGGGCATTCTGCACACCGATCACTGCGTCGTGACGGTGTGCATGCTTGAGGACAATCCGGTGATCAAGGACGTGATCAGCGGTCTGGTGCGGCGGGTCAGCACGGTCAAGAAGAACCGGTTGACGCTGCAACTGTTCTTGAGAAACGCCCAGCGCTTCCTGATCGATGTGCGCCAGATCAACAAGCGGGTGGACGTGATCGAGGACAAGCTGGAAAACAGCCAGCAGAACCGCGAACTGCTCAACCTGCTGAAGCTGGAAAAGAGTCTGGTGTACTTCATGACGGGCCTGAAAGCCAACGAGGCCATGATGGAGCGCGTCAAGCGTGACCGGATCTTTGAGATGTACGAGGAAGACAGCGATCTGCTCGACGACGTGCTGATCGAGAACCTGCAGGCCATCGAGATGGCGTCGATTGCCAGCAACATTCTGACCAGCATGGCCGGAGCCTTTGCCAGCGTGATCAGCAACAACGTCAATCAGGTGGTCAAAGTGCTGACCATCACCACGATTCTGGTGGCGATTCCCACGCTGGTGACCAGCGTTTTCGGCATGAACGTGCCGTTGCCCTTTGCAGACAGTCCCAACGGCATCTGGATCGTGCTGGCCCTGGCGGCAAGCCTCGCGGGTGGGCTGGGGTACCTGTTTTACCGCTGGCGGGTGTTCTAG